From one Anopheles cruzii chromosome 3, idAnoCruzAS_RS32_06, whole genome shotgun sequence genomic stretch:
- the LOC128272560 gene encoding alpha-tocopherol transfer protein-like, with translation MSSNDSTPLNSPRKIFGKTATLDNNAMLEYEMNKNLDGKFREKAEKELGETGGELTYTKIRQLRQQLNIYNENHQRDLGCRRDDSFLLRFLRAKKFDVEKAFKMMQKYYKMKEEYPEIFKVSPPTEMKFMLEMQIQTMLPKKDEHGRQIYLFRVEKCDPYKIPVDYVFRSNVLALEDAVRSPETQIGGLVVLLDMSGLGFAHARYLSPHLARKTVEVVQEAFPLRFKAFHVLHEPFYFDAVLAVLKPFLKDKIRRRIHLHGNSLSSLHKYVSKDLLPAEYGGNLGPFDNTEWRQAILDNEQYFIDLETYNHRSESCYQLANADGDAESIDSLQFRDTETEDSEFDEDDRRVLSPKRNARSIQNIEEIFLKNGYDGLEPRVVEVDQEKEVEELK, from the exons ATGTCCAGCAACGATAGTACACCGCTGAACAGCCCGCGGAAAATCTTCGGAAAAACTGCGACGCTCGACAACAATGCGATGCTCGAGTACGAGATGAACAAAAATCTAG ATGGCAAGTTTCGggaaaaggcggaaaaagAGCTGGGCGAAACGGGCGGGGAGCTGACGTACACAAAAATCCGTCAGCTCCGTCAGCAGCTCAACATCTACAACGAGAACCACCAGCGAGACCTCGGGTGCCGGCGGGACGATTCCTTTCTGTTGCGATTTTTACGCGCCAAAAAGTTTGACGTCGAGAAAGCGTTCAAAATG ATGCAAAAGTACTACAAAATGAAGGAAGAATACCCGGAGATTTTCAAAGTGTCCCCACCGACGGAGATGAAGTTTATGCTTGAGATGCAAATACAGACGATGCTGCCGAAGAAGGACGAGCACGGTCGGCAAATCTATTTGTTTCGCGTCG AGAAATGTGATCCGTATAAAATTCCGGTGGATTATGTCTTCCGAAGTAACGTGCTAGCGCTGGAAGACGCTGTCCGCAGTCCGGAAACACAGATCGGTGgcttggtggtgctgctggacaTGTCTGGACTTGGGTTTGCTCATGCTCG CTATCTCTCTCCTCATTTGGCCCGGAAAACCGTCGAGGTGGTACAGGAAGCGTTCCCGCTGCGCTTCAAAGCATTCCACGTGCTGCACGAACCGTTCTACTTCGATGCCGTCCTTGCCGTGCTCAAACCATTCCTGAAGGACAAGATCCGCCGAAGG ATACACTTGCACGGAAACAGTCTCAGCTCGCTGCACAAGTACGTCTCAAAGGACCTGCTACCGGCAGAATACGGCGGGAATCTCGGTCCGTTCGACAACACAGAATGGCGCCAGGCCATACTGGACAACGAGCAGTACTTTATCGATCTTGAAACGTACAATCATCGGTCCGAAAGCTGCTACCAGCTAGCGAACGCCGATGGGGACGCCGAAAGTATCGACAGTTTGCAGTTTCGAGACACCGAAACGGAGGACAGCGAGTTCGACGAAGACGATCGGCGGGTGTTGAGCCCGAAGCGGAATGCCCGCTCGATACAGAACATTGAGGAGATTTTCCTTAAGAACGGCTACGACGGCCTAGAACCGCGCGTCGTAGAAGTCGACCAGGAGAAGGAAGTGGAGGAATTAAAGTAA
- the LOC128272856 gene encoding uncharacterized protein LOC128272856, whose product MKLFLVAILGLCLGQSQAGPVVELQTAEFATRTRFFGEFDNLLKGIAKEAIESLSTLRQSTAEEVESVENAIENLETLYNDKVLKEIAKYDDVLKELQTKVSPCFAPVPEEISKMVQSARDKAGVCAKATVARVRLIEKNVEEHIKFSLSKVHDIIGIGRKCLEDNSWIVDQINCALQNAPEAVNKVQEIVHDAAKLVAETSKEVAKLAAETEQCLGGAVQDAVTDFNEILGKVIQCLGDEQKESDSKDPSYSKDSSESKDSSDSSED is encoded by the exons ATGAAGCTCTTCTTAGTGGCAATTCTAGGGCTTTGCCTCGGCCAGTCCCAGGCTGGACCGGTGGTTGAGTTGCAAACTGCAGAATTTGCAACGCGTACGCGGTTCTTTGGAGAGTTTGATAATCTGCTCAAAGGCATCGCAAAAGAAGCCATCGAGAGCCTTTCGACGCTACGGCAAAGTACGGCAGAGGAGGTTGAGTCGGTCGAGAATGCCATCGAGAACCTGGAGACACTCTACAACGACAAGGTGCTTAAGGAAATTGCAAAATACGACGATGTGCTGAAAGAGCTACAGACCAAAGTGTCACCGTgtttcgctccggttccggaggaAATTAGCAAAATGGTCCAAAGTGCGCGCGACAAGGCAGGCGTTTGCGCAAAGGCAACAGTGGCTCGTGTACGGTTGATTGAGAAAAATGTCGAAGAGCACATCAAATTTAGCTTGTCCAAAGTGCACGATATTATCGGCATTGGACGCAAGTGTCTCGAGGATAACTCTTGGATAGTGGATCAAATCAATTGCGCGTTGCAAAAC GCGCCGGAAGCGGTTAACAAAGTGCAAGAGATTGTCCACGATGCAGCGAAGCTGGTGGCCGAAACATCCAAGGAGGTGGCCAAACTGGCCGCAGAAACCGAACAATGCTTGGGTGGGGCTGTGCAAGATGCCGTAACTGATTTCAACGAGATCCTCGGCAAGGTGATCCAATGTTTGGGAGACGAACAGAAGGAGTCGGATTCGAAGGACCCGTCGTACTCAAAGGACTCGTCGGAGTCGAAGGACTCGTCGGACTCTTCTGAAGATTGA